In Fluviicola taffensis DSM 16823, the following are encoded in one genomic region:
- the cas2 gene encoding CRISPR-associated endonuclease Cas2, whose amino-acid sequence MYSSRFNAYRNMWVMVLFDLPTETKKERRDAALFRKKLIDDGFIMFQFSIYMRFCQSVENAEVHTKRAKNALPEKGKVGIFAITDKQFGKMEIFHGAKKAPERELPQQLELF is encoded by the coding sequence ATGTACTCTTCTCGTTTTAATGCATATCGAAATATGTGGGTAATGGTTTTATTTGATTTACCGACGGAAACCAAGAAGGAACGTCGTGATGCTGCTCTTTTCCGCAAAAAACTGATTGATGATGGATTCATCATGTTTCAATTTTCCATTTACATGCGCTTTTGTCAAAGTGTTGAAAATGCAGAAGTACATACGAAACGTGCAAAAAATGCGCTTCCTGAAAAAGGCAAAGTAGGGATTTTTGCCATTACCGATAAACAGTTCGGTAAAATGGAAATTTTCCATGGAGCAAAAAAAGCTCCAGAACGAGAACTACCTCAACAATTAGAACTCTTTTAG
- the rhuM gene encoding virulence protein RhuM/Fic/DOC family protein, with protein MSEIILYQNESNQTQIEVTFDGDTIWLTQNQMVDLFSSSKANISEHISTIFKSGELDGDSTVRKFRTVRKEGSRLVSRELEHYNLDMIISVGYRVNTKRGVLFRQWATQRLKEHLVKGYSINQKRLDELQQTIKLVQKSISQETNLSEAKGLLQIIQQYTQSFILLNQFDSDSLISVNLNEEITYEVNYLEARAAIHELKQILIEKKEATQLFGNEKDQSFKGILGNIIQSFDGQYVYSSIEEQAAHLLYFIIKNHPFSDGNKRIGAFLFIWFLEKNKHRFKQSGELKINDNALVALALLVAQSNPTEKELMVKLIVQLIKNQ; from the coding sequence ATGAGCGAAATAATTCTATATCAGAACGAAAGCAATCAAACACAAATCGAAGTAACCTTCGATGGCGATACTATTTGGTTAACACAAAATCAGATGGTAGACCTATTTTCTTCAAGTAAAGCCAATATTAGCGAGCATATTTCAACTATTTTTAAATCAGGTGAATTAGACGGAGATTCAACTGTTCGGAAATTCCGAACAGTTCGAAAAGAAGGAAGCAGACTAGTTTCCAGAGAACTTGAACATTACAACTTAGATATGATTATCTCGGTTGGTTATAGAGTAAATACAAAAAGAGGTGTTTTATTTCGTCAATGGGCTACCCAACGTCTAAAAGAACATCTTGTTAAAGGCTATTCCATCAACCAAAAACGTCTGGACGAATTACAACAAACAATAAAGCTCGTTCAAAAATCTATCAGTCAAGAGACAAATCTATCAGAAGCAAAAGGGCTGCTTCAAATCATTCAGCAATACACTCAAAGTTTTATCTTGTTGAATCAATTTGACAGTGATTCACTCATTTCAGTCAATTTAAACGAAGAGATTACCTACGAAGTCAATTATCTGGAAGCGCGAGCTGCTATTCATGAATTGAAACAGATACTTATTGAAAAGAAAGAAGCTACTCAATTATTCGGCAATGAAAAAGATCAAAGTTTTAAAGGGATTTTAGGAAATATTATTCAGAGTTTCGATGGACAATATGTTTATTCATCCATTGAAGAACAAGCTGCACACCTCCTCTACTTCATCATTAAGAATCATCCATTTAGTGATGGTAATAAACGTATTGGAGCTTTCTTATTTATTTGGTTCTTAGAGAAGAATAAACACCGATTCAAACAAAGTGGCGAACTCAAAATCAACGATAATGCATTGGTTGCTCTTGCGCTTTTAGTTGCTCAAAGTAATCCTACAGAAAAAGAGTTAATGGTCAAGCTAATTGTCCAACTCATCAAAAATCAATAA
- the cas1 gene encoding type II CRISPR-associated endonuclease Cas1: MVKRTIHFGNPAHLSTRNQQLVVELKDEARTTKTIPIEDLGVIILEHPQITLTSNVLELLMDQQVAVITCNSRFMPSGMFLPLEGNSEQTERIRTQLESSLPLKKQLWQQTVRSKIMNQAMVLERFGVPNQRLLHLQNDVLSGDTTNCEAQAASHYWGKIYGGNFVRSRDPETPNAQLNYGYAILRSVVARALTASGMLPSIGIHHRNKYNAFCLADDIMEPYRPYVDWLVLNLPGLDEATEGLTKEHKIELLKLPQIDVYIGEIKRPLFHAVSMTTASLYKCFEGTQRKISYPEF, from the coding sequence ATGGTAAAGCGCACTATTCATTTCGGTAATCCGGCACATCTCAGTACTCGGAACCAACAATTGGTTGTAGAACTCAAAGATGAAGCTCGAACCACCAAAACAATTCCCATTGAAGATTTGGGAGTTATTATTTTAGAACATCCCCAAATCACCCTCACTTCGAACGTACTCGAATTACTCATGGATCAACAAGTGGCTGTTATTACGTGCAATAGCCGATTCATGCCTTCTGGAATGTTTTTACCCTTAGAAGGAAATAGTGAGCAAACAGAACGTATTCGCACCCAACTGGAATCCAGTCTTCCGCTAAAAAAACAATTGTGGCAGCAAACAGTTCGTTCTAAAATCATGAATCAAGCAATGGTTCTAGAGCGTTTCGGAGTTCCCAATCAACGTCTATTGCATTTACAAAACGATGTTTTGAGTGGGGACACGACGAATTGTGAGGCTCAAGCAGCATCTCATTATTGGGGAAAGATTTATGGCGGAAACTTTGTGCGTTCACGTGACCCAGAAACACCCAATGCGCAGTTAAATTATGGCTATGCTATTTTAAGATCTGTTGTAGCTCGAGCACTAACAGCTTCAGGTATGTTGCCATCGATTGGAATTCATCACCGAAACAAATACAATGCATTTTGCTTGGCAGATGATATCATGGAACCTTATCGCCCTTATGTTGATTGGTTAGTTCTCAATCTTCCAGGACTCGATGAAGCCACGGAAGGATTAACAAAAGAACATAAAATTGAATTGCTCAAGTTACCTCAAATCGATGTATATATCGGAGAAATAAAGCGTCCTCTTTTCCATGCAGTAAGTATGACCACTGCAAGCCTATACAAGTGTTTTGAAGGAACACAGCGTAAGATTTCCTATCCTGAGTTTTAA
- a CDS encoding plasmid pRiA4b ORF-3 family protein encodes MAHKLIIELKHTEPKISRTVLVPEQFTFHELHVVIQLIMNWENAHLYQFNTGAPYASDSIKIIDEEEEDFFDFGSQFEEYDATDTFIADYFNRQKKKINYIYDFGDDWIHEIRLLKKPTEEVLFPQCIKGENAAPVEDCGGIPGFYHLLDILNNQGKSKEKKELIGWLGLSSDKSYEDEFGFDIDVVNQRLLETFDQHQ; translated from the coding sequence ATGGCACACAAATTAATAATAGAGCTAAAACACACTGAACCAAAAATTTCCAGAACAGTCCTAGTTCCAGAGCAATTTACCTTCCATGAATTACATGTTGTAATACAACTGATTATGAATTGGGAAAACGCACACCTCTATCAGTTCAACACAGGCGCTCCTTATGCGAGTGATTCCATTAAAATAATTGATGAAGAGGAAGAAGATTTTTTTGATTTTGGTTCTCAGTTTGAAGAATATGATGCTACAGACACCTTTATTGCTGATTATTTCAACAGACAAAAAAAGAAAATAAACTATATCTATGATTTCGGTGACGACTGGATTCATGAGATTAGACTATTGAAAAAACCAACCGAAGAAGTTTTGTTTCCTCAATGTATCAAAGGAGAAAATGCAGCTCCTGTAGAAGATTGTGGGGGAATCCCAGGATTTTACCACTTACTAGACATACTAAATAATCAAGGGAAATCGAAAGAAAAGAAAGAACTAATTGGATGGCTCGGATTGTCTTCGGATAAAAGTTATGAAGATGAATTTGGATTTGATATTGATGTAGTTAATCAAAGATTGTTGGAGACTTTTGACCAACACCAGTAA